The genomic segment AGCAATATCCAAAATGAGCAGCAGCACGGGAATAACAGTATATTAAAATGCACAACAAAAGGTTTTGCCGGTTCCCAGGCAGGAGCTTGGGAACCGGCGGCTCAACTTGCTTTGCCAAATTTTTGAAATTACAGTAAATCTAAATGACTTGCTTGAAATGCAGGATTTGCAAAATTAAAATCAGGGGTTTAAGGTGTTTGATTTATAATCCTTTATCTGACATCACTTCCTCCCACCACAGCCTCTCAAACCCCAGGGAAACCACAGCATATTTTCTCAGCCGCAGATTGCCGTGCCGTTTATTCAAAACATCCCCGTAATCCTTGACCTGTATTTTTGCATCTTCCATTTGAGCCTGCATAAGAGGCAGGTTTTGAAGTTCGTTTTTTGTCAGTTTTTTTTGCCTGTTCCCCGCTTAATTTTGCATCTTTTAAAGTTACAAATTTAAATGCTGTTCCACAAAATCGCATAAAGGCTGCATGTTTCCCTGCTGATACAAAAGTTCGGCAGCAGCTTTTCCCTCATCCCTTATTGCAGGTTCAGGAAGGAGCATTTGACATATTTTATCTGCATACAGTCCCCTGATTGCCAGGTTGGGAATCTTCAGACTGATCTTGCCTTTTTCTGTCCGTGCTGAAACTGTCAATACACCAAAGTAATACAGAAAAGCTTTCATAAATACATTATCTTTGCTCTGATCCGTTAACATTTCACGGATACCAAAGCGGCTTGTAAGTTTTGGTATGTCAACACTGCGGTCTTCCAGAAGAAGTTCAAGAAGCATCTGTCTTCCTGCCGGAACCTGTGCAATATATTCCAGTTTTGCATCATCAGTGGCAAGGTTGGAATCAAGCATTTCATCAGGATATTCGCAGTCTTCATACAGGTAATCCATAAAATAAAGCGATAAGGTGGGGTTATAAACAAATTGTTCAGCTTGATGGGCAAATTTATAACCGTTATAATATGTTTTCATTAAATCGGCAGCCTCGCAGATCTTTGCTTGATCCAAACCGCATTCATCTGCAATTGATTTAAGAGCCTTTCCAACTTCATCTTCTGTAAAACCGCAAATGTCATTAAACTGGGGTCTTGTATAAATATTTTTTGCAATATTATACCCGCTGGTAATATCACTCATAACCACAGGTGAAACCCCGGTAATAAAAATCCGGTCAAATACGGATTCGGAAGCTGATGCTTTTACAGCTTTGAATAATGTTCTTAAAGGACCTTCTTCATGAACCAGGGCTTCATATAACTCATGTTTTTCCCTGCGGATGCCCATCATGACCTGATTTGCAAAATTGTCGTATTCGTCTATGAGGAGATAAATCTTATGATCTGACATTTGAGTAATTGTAATTAATTCATTAATGGAATTTATTGCATTGCTCCAGTCCAGGCTCACTTTTTCAGGAAGTTGATCCCTATAATATAAACAAAAGGCTTTAATACATGAGTTAATATGATCGTGCAGAGCTTTTCTAATATCATCCACACTGCCTGAAGAATCAACACATGAAAAATCCCATTTAAGGATAAAAAAGCTGTTTCGCAGTTTTGTTGGATTTTTCCCAATTTTTAAATTCTTGAACATGGCATCAAATTCATGCTTTTTTGCAAGATCATAATAATTTGCCAGCATGGAAAGAAGAAGGCTTTTGCCAAAGCGCCGGGGGCGCAGGAACAATAAATATTTCCCTTTTTCAATCAAAGGGATTTTGTCTGTCCGGTCGCAGTAAAAATAATTTTTCATGGTGATTTCCCTGAAATCACATATGCCGTATGGGAATTTCATGGTTTCCTCCTTTATATAATATCTGGCATTGCATAATTTGTTTTGTACAGGAAATATAAAAATCATTGAACTACAAAGATTTTTCATAAGCAAGGATTAAATCCCTGCTTAAATAAAATCCTTGTAGTTTTTAAATATAACATTTCCCGCTTTTTGAACACAGGAAAATGAAATCCTTGAATTGAAACCCCATACTATGTCTCAAAAAAGTGCCAAACGAGTCATCAGGGCTTATCTTGTTTTGTAAGTAATTAGAATTACAATACTCAGCCTTTATAAAAAAAGTTATTGAAAACATGTCTGTTTTGAAAAAAAAAGTTTGATTTTTATAAAAAAATCATATATGTTAACAGGTATGAATAAAACATCTGATATTCTCCTTGACTACGGATACTACATTACCATAATGACAAGACGGATCTCAGAAAATTTAGGCGGTATGAAATATCAGGAAATTTTTGCATGATGACAGGGAGATACCTTATGAACTCCACATATATTTTAAATAAACTGCTTGACTTTTCCATAAAAATCAGTGACTTTTCACTCACTCACTCACTCACTCACTCACTCACTCACTCCAGAGGTACGCCCTCACTTTGTAAAAACCGTTCAAGCCCCATGCCTGTTTAACGCCGGTCGTTCTCCGCCTTTGAAATATAAGGAGAGCGTCCGGCGTTTTTTGTTTTCAGGCTCACGAAAATGTCAGGTTTAGTTTATCAAATAGGAGCTAACGGCAAACCATTTATCAGGAAGTTAGCAAGGAGAAATATATGAAAATCAGTAAAAAAATATTTATTGATACTGAAAAACCTTATGCCCCTGTTGTGCAGGAACTAAGGAACATTTACGATGGCGATATAGGCATACAAGAGGCATTTGACAAAGCTGTAAAAGGTGTGAAGACGCTGCCGAATGGCGAGCCTAACCCATGGACAGGTACAGATTTCAGCTATTTTTGTTCATACTTTAACAGCTGGTATTATTTTCTTCCTTATCCGGGTTCAGGGTTATCATATATCGGCGAATTCTGCTATTTTTACTATGATAACGAAGATGCTTTCAACTTTCTTAACAAAAATTCGAAAATATACCAGTGGACAAAAGAGTTTATCAAAGAAAGAGGAGCATATATGGATACGGACAGTTCAACCGGTACCATTGAGGAATGGCTGACTGACCCGAACCTCAACATGAAGGACTTTGTAATACCAAACAAAACTCCCCCTTTTTCCTCATTCAACGAATTTTTCATACGTGAATTAAGACCCGGTGCCAGACCTGTTGCTGATGCAGAGGATGATTCGGTTGTTGTTTCTCCTGCCGAT from the Desulfonema limicola genome contains:
- a CDS encoding AAA family ATPase; protein product: MKFPYGICDFREITMKNYFYCDRTDKIPLIEKGKYLLFLRPRRFGKSLLLSMLANYYDLAKKHEFDAMFKNLKIGKNPTKLRNSFFILKWDFSCVDSSGSVDDIRKALHDHINSCIKAFCLYYRDQLPEKVSLDWSNAINSINELITITQMSDHKIYLLIDEYDNFANQVMMGIRREKHELYEALVHEEGPLRTLFKAVKASASESVFDRIFITGVSPVVMSDITSGYNIAKNIYTRPQFNDICGFTEDEVGKALKSIADECGLDQAKICEAADLMKTYYNGYKFAHQAEQFVYNPTLSLYFMDYLYEDCEYPDEMLDSNLATDDAKLEYIAQVPAGRQMLLELLLEDRSVDIPKLTSRFGIREMLTDQSKDNVFMKAFLYYFGVLTVSARTEKGKISLKIPNLAIRGLYADKICQMLLPEPAIRDEGKAAAELLYQQGNMQPLCDFVEQHLNL